The following coding sequences lie in one Phragmites australis chromosome 8, lpPhrAust1.1, whole genome shotgun sequence genomic window:
- the LOC133927625 gene encoding protein FAR1-RELATED SEQUENCE 7-like produces the protein MDLNQLPPDFDYDFISRHTEDAIKSSPKNCTQPPPIQQDSPSISDVRLSLEETHLQDVQQENADNTLVAVGDIVVSDITGQVLHEEGEVWSTPQVPYTGMTFGSVVETRGYYNAYAKRIGFSIRTNTSRRSGITKVLEKIQFVCNKEGKGKKSKTDENTEEPTDDSNEDDSEQDDVDLPHERAIKQGCIMQLMAEFYGSIELVPYVGKDVSNFRSTLRTTEKYKDMQETLDYFEELKVQDDPDFFYQFKLDNDYKIQNLFWVDGSARKAYEAYGDCVSFDTTYMTNMYDMPFAPFIGINRHAQSFQLGCAFLRDEKTDSFVWLFKAFLEAMKGKAPLNIITDQDGAMRRAIELVFPNTNHRNCRWHIMDKASGTISPHLSSNQELKDEFTDCINYSVTPEEFEAKWDAMINKHGLGDIQHF, from the exons ATGGATCTAAACCAGCTGCCACCTGACTTTGACTATGATTTCATCTCAAGACATACTGAAGATGCAATTAAGAGTAGTCCAAAAAATTGCACTCAGCCTCCCCCTATCCAGCAAGACTCCCCAAGCATTTCTGATGTTAGACTCTCTTTGGAAGAAACACATTTACAAGATGTTCAGCAAGAAAATGCCGATAACACACTGGTTGCTGTAGGGGATATTGTTGTTTCAGATATTACTGGACAAGTTCTGCATGAAGAGGGTGAGGTGTGGTCTACACCGCAAGTCCCCTATACTGGTATGACATTTGGCAGTGTAGTAGAAACAAGGGGATACTACAATGCATACGCTAAGAGAATTGGTTTCTCAATAAGGACAAATACCTCGCGCAGATCAGGAATTACAAAAGTGCTGGAAAAAATCCAGTTTGTCTGCAACAAAGAAGGGAAAGGGAAGAAAAGCAAAACTGATGAAAATACTGAGGAGCCTACAGATGATTCAAATGAAGATGATTCTGAACAAGATGATGTTGATCTACCGCATGAGCGAGCCATTAAacagg GGTGCATTATGCAGCTAATGGCTGAGTTCTATGGCTCCATTGAACTAGTACCGTACGTAGGCAAAGATGTCAGTAACTTCCGGTCCACACTTCGTACCACTGAAAAGTACAAAGACATGCAAGAAACACTAGACTACTTTGAAGAGTTGAAAGTGCAAGATGACCCTGATTTCTTCTACCAGTTCAAGTTGGACAATGATTATAAGATTCAGAACCTATTCTGGGTGGATGGTTCAGCAAGGAAGGCGTATGAGGCATATGGTGACTGTGTTTCATTCGATACGACATACATGACTAATATGTATGACATGCCCTTTGCCCCCTTCATTGGAATAAATAGACATGCTCAATCGTTCCAGCTAGGATGCGCATTCCTAAGGGATGAGAAGACAGATAGCTTTGTTTGGCTTTTCAAAGCATTCCTTGAAGCGATGAAAGGCAAGGCTCCCCTTAATATAATAACAGATCAGGATGGGGCTATGAGGCGGGCAATTGAGCTTGTCTTCCCTAATACAAATCATCGAAACTGCCGGTGGCACATAATGGATAAAGCTTCTGGAACAATTAGTCCACACCTTTCATCTAATCAAGAATTGAAGGATGAGTTTACAGACTGTATTAACTACAGTGTAACACCTGAAGAATTTGAGGCGAAATGGGATGCTATGATTAATAAGCATGGCCTGGGGGACATACAGCATTTTTAG